The Candidatus Beckwithbacteria bacterium region AAAAACATTTTTCAATTCTTGCGTTTCCCCATCCCATGACAAAAAGATTCTAAAAACATTGCCATCTTTTTCAAAATAAACTAGTTCTCCTGGAGGGTTTTGTCCTCCGGGATATGACTTTTTATAAGCAGGCAGACCATCAATAACGATATTTCTTTCCGCTGTTTTTGCCTCTCCTGTACCATCCCAAGATGCTTGTACAGAAATATCAATTGTTGCATAAGGAGTAATATTGTCTAAAAAAATTGTTGTTGAAGCTAAATACCCTGTATAATTTGTTTCTTTTAAACTTGCTAATTTTGGATATTTAAACTCAAAGCCATACCCTTCGCTCGTATATGTTTCCCAATCAGCAGTTTCATCAACTTGAGCTTGAGGAGTGGGGGTTGGGGTAGGATTTTGGCTTGCTACAGGTGGTTGATTAGCAATTTGTTTCTTAGTTAAGTATTGACCAGCTAGAAATCCAGCTAGACCAATAAAGCAAATAGCCACTAATCCAAGCGCTACATATAGTAATTTGCTGTTTTTTGGTTTGGGTTGGAATTCTTCCTGAGGAGTTGCAGGATTATTAATTGGGGTGGGTTGTTGAGAATTTTGCATATAGTTTATGATCTCAGGATTATTGATATGGTGTCAACTAGCGCTGAAACCAAGCTTAAACTTGGTAAATCCCTTCCAACCAGAATTGAGTTTGGGAAAGCGCTCATCCCATAAACCTTCAAAGTCAAAGATTTTCATCTTGCGTTTTTTGCTTTCCAAAATTGCTTGCCAAATACATAAAGTTGGAGCAAAAAGTTGATGGCTTTTTAGAGTTGAAGCGTTGTGCCAATAGAAAGCCATATTAGGAGTAGTTAGGATAAGACAAGTGGCCAACAGGTTATTAGTAATAGATTCTTCGCTACGCTCAGAATGACACTTTTGAGAAATAAAGACAAAAAAACATTTCCCTCCAAAAGATCTGACTAAGTTTTCTAGCTCTGAAAATTTAGGTTTAAACAGCCAGTTGTGCGGTTTATTTTTTGACCACAGTTGATAGAAATTTTGCAATTGTTCTTTGCTTGTTTTATCTCCAGAAATAATTGAAACTACTAATTTTTGTTGAGCCTTGCGTAAGTTATAACGGGTTTTAGCTTTTAAGTTTGCCAATAAATAGTTTTCAGATTTAGTTACGTCAAGCCATAGGGTTTTAGTAGGTAAAACTGGCCAAGAATTATTTTTATCTTTAGTAAAATAAATCTGATCTTTTTTTTGTTTAGCAATAATAAAAGGTTCTTGCTTAAAAATTACAACTCTATGTTTTCTTTTGATTTGCTTAACCATTTTGGGGTCGAGTGATTTTTTAGCGCGCAAAATTTTAACCAAACCAAAAGGAGTTAAGGGAATAGTGCGGTAAGAATAAAAAACTGTGTCTTTATCTTGTCTTAAAACACCTTGTTGCCAGCCAAGGGTTTGCATAAATTGGTTGAACTGCGATGTTTGACGGACATCAATAAGATTAGTATTTGAAAACATTTACAATGGGAGGGCGGCTTTTAACTTAAGCAATTTCCAACGGGCTTTATCAGCTATTTGATAAACCTGGTATTTAGGCTGATCAATCACATAATCAAATGTGCCCATAAATTCCATCAAAGTTGGGCCA contains the following coding sequences:
- a CDS encoding peptidoglycan bridge formation glycyltransferase FemA/FemB family protein, with product MFSNTNLIDVRQTSQFNQFMQTLGWQQGVLRQDKDTVFYSYRTIPLTPFGLVKILRAKKSLDPKMVKQIKRKHRVVIFKQEPFIIAKQKKDQIYFTKDKNNSWPVLPTKTLWLDVTKSENYLLANLKAKTRYNLRKAQQKLVVSIISGDKTSKEQLQNFYQLWSKNKPHNWLFKPKFSELENLVRSFGGKCFFVFISQKCHSERSEESITNNLLATCLILTTPNMAFYWHNASTLKSHQLFAPTLCIWQAILESKKRKMKIFDFEGLWDERFPKLNSGWKGFTKFKLGFSAS